One window from the genome of Dyella sp. A6 encodes:
- a CDS encoding DNA-directed RNA polymerase subunit alpha, producing the protein MAVSSTSVLRPRGLSVEQLGANHARVVVEPLERGFGHTLGNALRRVLLSSIPGSAIIEVEIDGVLHEYTTLEGLQEDVIEVLLNLKDVAIRQHTGDEVTLTLSKKGKGVVTAGDITVDHTVEIINPEHVICHLTKDIALNMRLRVRRGVGYQPASARQHPDDEARPIGRLQLDASFAPVRRVAYEVDAARVEQRTNLDKLVLDIETNGTIGAEDAVRKAAEILNDQLSVFGDFSRRESATEKAEKSGFDPLLLRPIDDLELTVRSANCLKAESIYYIGDLVQKTEVELLKTPNLGKKSLTEIKDVLGSRGLALGMKLENWPPPGLSHGMQLG; encoded by the coding sequence ATGGCAGTTTCGTCAACTAGCGTGCTGCGGCCTCGCGGCCTCAGCGTCGAGCAGCTTGGAGCCAACCATGCACGGGTGGTGGTCGAGCCGCTTGAGCGTGGCTTTGGCCACACCCTGGGCAACGCGCTGCGTCGCGTGCTGCTCTCGTCGATCCCCGGCAGCGCCATCATCGAAGTTGAAATCGATGGCGTGCTGCATGAGTACACCACGCTCGAGGGTCTTCAGGAGGACGTCATCGAAGTCCTGTTGAACCTCAAGGACGTGGCTATCCGCCAGCACACCGGCGATGAAGTCACCCTGACTCTTTCGAAGAAGGGCAAGGGTGTGGTCACCGCTGGCGACATCACCGTGGATCACACGGTCGAGATCATCAATCCCGAGCACGTGATCTGCCACCTGACCAAGGACATCGCCCTCAACATGCGTCTGCGTGTGCGTCGCGGCGTCGGCTACCAGCCGGCCAGCGCGCGTCAGCACCCCGACGACGAGGCTCGCCCGATCGGTCGTCTGCAGCTGGATGCGTCGTTCGCTCCGGTGCGCCGCGTGGCCTACGAGGTGGATGCGGCCCGTGTGGAACAGCGCACCAACCTCGACAAGCTGGTGCTGGACATCGAGACCAACGGCACCATCGGTGCGGAAGACGCAGTACGCAAGGCTGCCGAGATCCTCAACGATCAGCTGTCGGTGTTCGGTGACTTCTCGCGCCGCGAGAGCGCCACCGAGAAGGCGGAGAAGAGCGGTTTCGATCCGCTGCTGCTGCGCCCGATCGACGACCTGGAACTCACAGTTCGTTCGGCGAACTGCCTCAAGGCCGAGAGCATCTACTACATCGGCGATCTGGTGCAGAAGACCGAGGTCGAGCTGCTGAAGACGCCGAACCTCGGCAAGAAGTCCCTGACCGAAATCAAGGACGTTCTGGGCAGTCGCGGCCTGGCACTGGGCATGAAGCTGGAGAATTGGCCGCCGCCGGGTCTCTCGCACGGCATGCAGCTGGGTTGA
- the rplQ gene encoding 50S ribosomal protein L17, with translation MRHMKSGRKFNRTSSHREAMFKNMASSLFKHELIRTTLPKAKELRRIAEPLITLAKTDGVANRRLAFARLRDKEAVGKLFVELGPRYRERPGGYLRILKCGYRVGDNAPMAYVELVDRPQAAEAVDAE, from the coding sequence ATGCGCCACATGAAATCCGGACGCAAGTTCAACCGGACCAGCAGCCACCGCGAAGCGATGTTCAAGAACATGGCCTCGTCGCTGTTCAAGCACGAACTGATCCGCACCACGCTGCCGAAGGCCAAGGAACTGCGCCGCATCGCCGAGCCGCTGATCACCCTGGCCAAGACCGATGGCGTTGCCAATCGTCGCCTTGCCTTTGCGCGTCTGCGCGACAAGGAAGCCGTGGGCAAGCTGTTCGTCGAGCTGGGGCCGCGCTACCGCGAGCGTCCCGGTGGTTACCTGCGCATCCTCAAGTGCGGCTACCGCGTCGGTGACAATGCGCCGATGGCCTATGTCGAACTGGTCGATCGTCCGCAGGCTGCCGAAGCCGTCGACGCCGAGTAA
- a CDS encoding disulfide bond formation protein B, translated as MNPLRWSYRVSFLAGFLVCAGLIGFALYAQYVMMMDPCPLCILQRVAFIALGLVFLVGGLHAPRNWGRWVYVGLLVLVALVGVGIASRHLWIQSLPPDQVPSCGAPLGYMLETRASNGGLIGVLAKVLTGSGECARVQSILGLPMPLWSLIWFVLLGLWSLRAGWRRSTGTRT; from the coding sequence ATGAATCCTCTGCGCTGGTCGTACCGTGTCAGTTTCCTCGCCGGTTTCCTGGTCTGTGCCGGGCTGATCGGGTTCGCACTCTACGCCCAGTACGTGATGATGATGGACCCGTGTCCGCTCTGTATCCTCCAGCGCGTCGCATTCATCGCACTGGGTCTGGTGTTCCTGGTGGGGGGGCTGCACGCACCGCGTAACTGGGGGCGCTGGGTATACGTGGGGCTGCTGGTGCTGGTCGCGCTGGTTGGCGTGGGCATTGCCAGCCGCCACCTGTGGATACAGTCGCTGCCGCCGGACCAGGTGCCCAGCTGCGGAGCGCCGCTCGGCTACATGCTGGAGACGCGTGCCAGCAACGGCGGGTTGATCGGGGTGCTGGCCAAGGTGCTGACCGGTTCGGGCGAGTGCGCACGGGTGCAGTCGATCCTTGGCCTGCCGATGCCGCTGTGGTCGCTGATCTGGTTCGTGCTGCTAGGGTTGTGGTCGCTGCGTGCCGGATGGCGCCGTTCGACAGGGACGCGGACATGA
- a CDS encoding class II 3-deoxy-7-phosphoheptulonate synthase translates to MSTSVQDQSWSPSSWQRREALQQPRYEDAQELAEATARLAELPPLVTSWEVLALKQALAEAQDGRRFLLQGGDCAESFADCSSPVISNRLKVLLQMSLVLVHGLKKPVLRVGRFAGQYAKPRSADTETRDGVTLPSFRGDVVNGPDFTPAARRADPQRLLRAHSHSALTMNFVRALIDGGFADLHHPEYWDLAWVEHSPLAAEYRHMVTGISDSLRFMETLAGSVAGFSKVDFFTSHEALLLHYEQALTRQVPRHEGWFNLSTHFPWIGMRTAALDGAHVEYFRGIRNPIAVKVGPSVTPDQLLPLIEALNPDDEPGRLTLIHRMGNAGVAKALPPLLEAVKREGRRVLWVADPMHGNTESTSNGFKTRRFDNIRGELDQAFDIHAAAGTRLGGVHLELTGENVTECLGGARDLSEADLQRAYKSMVDPRLNYEQSLELAMLIVRKSSATGH, encoded by the coding sequence ATGAGTACGTCAGTGCAGGACCAAAGCTGGTCGCCATCGTCCTGGCAGCGCCGCGAGGCCTTGCAACAGCCGCGATACGAAGATGCGCAGGAGCTGGCTGAAGCCACCGCGCGCCTGGCCGAGCTGCCGCCACTGGTGACGTCCTGGGAAGTGCTGGCACTGAAGCAGGCACTGGCGGAAGCACAGGATGGGCGGCGCTTCCTGCTGCAGGGTGGGGATTGCGCGGAAAGTTTTGCCGACTGTTCCAGCCCGGTCATTTCCAACCGTCTCAAGGTGCTGCTGCAAATGAGCCTGGTGCTGGTGCACGGGCTGAAGAAACCGGTGCTGCGCGTCGGCCGTTTCGCCGGCCAGTACGCCAAGCCGCGTTCGGCCGATACCGAGACCCGCGATGGCGTGACCTTGCCCAGCTTCCGTGGCGACGTGGTCAATGGTCCCGATTTCACGCCGGCCGCGCGCCGTGCCGATCCTCAGCGCTTGCTGCGCGCGCATTCACATTCCGCACTCACGATGAACTTCGTGCGTGCGCTGATCGACGGTGGCTTCGCCGACCTGCATCACCCCGAGTATTGGGACCTGGCCTGGGTCGAGCACTCGCCGCTGGCGGCCGAGTACCGGCACATGGTCACCGGCATCAGCGATTCGCTGCGCTTCATGGAGACCCTGGCGGGCTCGGTCGCGGGCTTCAGCAAGGTGGATTTCTTCACCTCGCACGAGGCGCTATTGCTGCACTACGAGCAGGCCCTGACCCGGCAGGTGCCGCGTCATGAGGGCTGGTTCAACCTGTCCACCCATTTTCCGTGGATCGGCATGCGCACGGCGGCTCTTGACGGTGCCCATGTGGAGTACTTCCGCGGCATCCGCAACCCGATCGCGGTGAAGGTAGGACCGTCGGTGACGCCGGACCAGTTGCTGCCGCTGATCGAGGCCCTCAACCCCGACGACGAGCCTGGTCGGTTGACCCTGATCCACCGGATGGGCAATGCCGGCGTTGCCAAGGCGCTGCCGCCGCTGCTGGAGGCGGTGAAGCGCGAGGGGCGCCGGGTGCTGTGGGTCGCCGACCCGATGCACGGCAATACCGAGAGCACGTCGAACGGCTTCAAGACACGCCGCTTCGACAATATCCGCGGCGAGCTGGACCAGGCTTTCGACATCCATGCAGCTGCCGGCACGCGTCTCGGCGGCGTTCATCTGGAGCTGACCGGCGAGAACGTCACCGAATGCCTGGGCGGTGCACGTGATCTGTCCGAGGCGGACCTGCAACGTGCCTACAAGTCGATGGTCGACCCCCGCCTGAACTATGAGCAGTCACTCGAGCTGGCCATGCTGATCGTGCGCAAGTCGAGCGCGACCGGTCACTGA
- a CDS encoding mismatch-specific DNA-glycosylase: protein MPRTTEAPILPDVLCPGLALVFCGTAAGRRSAAEHAYYAHPGNLFWRALFEAGLTPRLFVPLEFPRLPEHGIGLTDLAKRHSGNDNELPRDAFDVPALVAKIERFAPRLLAFTSKNAARTALGRHVSRYGQQDERIGDTRLFVLPSPSGQARGHWSLEPWRALADAYIAARTEQSHTG, encoded by the coding sequence ATGCCACGCACAACTGAGGCGCCGATTCTGCCGGACGTGCTGTGTCCGGGGTTGGCACTGGTCTTCTGCGGCACCGCTGCCGGCAGGCGCTCCGCCGCCGAACACGCCTACTACGCCCATCCAGGCAACCTGTTCTGGCGCGCATTGTTCGAGGCGGGACTGACTCCGCGGCTGTTCGTCCCGCTGGAGTTTCCGCGGCTACCCGAACACGGCATCGGGCTGACCGACCTGGCCAAGCGCCACAGCGGCAACGACAACGAGCTGCCCCGCGACGCCTTCGACGTGCCCGCACTCGTCGCCAAGATCGAGCGCTTCGCACCGCGCCTGCTGGCCTTCACCAGCAAGAACGCGGCACGGACCGCACTCGGCCGCCACGTATCGCGCTACGGCCAGCAGGACGAGCGTATCGGCGACACCCGCCTGTTCGTGCTGCCCTCGCCATCGGGCCAGGCGCGCGGGCACTGGAGCCTTGAGCCATGGCGCGCGCTGGCCGACGCGTATATTGCCGCACGCACTGAGCAGTCACACACGGGGTAA
- a CDS encoding ATP-binding protein, translating to MNPTPILLAWSGGKDCLMALQRLQADPQWHLVGLLTTVNRTYGRIAMHGVRHDILLAQATELGLPLIEVGMDWPGSNEAYEAAHAAALQEAEQRWPGLRHCAFGDLFLEDVRDYRIRQLGRADWHAVFPLWGEDTAALARRFAREGHRAHLCCVDTQQLDASYCGREFDNTLLDTLPAGVDPCGERGEFHTLSFGGPMFRRPLDLLRGESVLRDDRFQFTDFLLAGDATHN from the coding sequence ATGAACCCAACACCTATCCTCCTTGCCTGGAGCGGCGGCAAGGACTGCCTGATGGCCTTGCAACGCCTGCAGGCCGATCCGCAATGGCACCTGGTGGGCCTGCTCACCACGGTGAACCGTACCTACGGACGCATCGCCATGCACGGCGTGCGCCACGACATCCTGCTGGCCCAGGCCACCGAACTGGGCTTGCCGCTGATCGAGGTCGGGATGGACTGGCCCGGCAGCAACGAAGCCTACGAGGCGGCACATGCCGCTGCGCTGCAGGAGGCCGAACAGCGCTGGCCCGGCCTGCGGCACTGCGCCTTCGGCGACCTGTTTCTGGAAGACGTGCGCGACTATCGGATCCGCCAGCTCGGCCGTGCCGACTGGCATGCGGTGTTCCCGCTGTGGGGCGAGGATACGGCTGCGCTGGCCCGCCGCTTCGCCCGCGAAGGTCACCGTGCCCACCTGTGCTGCGTGGACACCCAGCAGCTCGACGCCAGTTACTGCGGACGTGAATTCGACAACACGCTGCTCGACACTTTGCCTGCCGGTGTCGATCCCTGCGGCGAACGCGGCGAATTCCATACACTGAGCTTCGGCGGCCCGATGTTCCGTCGCCCCCTGGACCTGCTGCGGGGTGAATCGGTATTGCGAGATGACCGCTTCCAGTTCACCGACTTCCTGCTTGCCGGCGATGCCACGCACAACTGA
- a CDS encoding sensor histidine kinase, producing MKWRSLSWRITLLLLATSLLVFAGGSLVMDHLVDHQLKLRFYQGLELQSQALAASMELEPWHVEPDNAAWLSAGLLGDAAIHYDIRCGGRELDQSRNPPPGYPPGWPAAAGMQPQIGELLLADGRHMGWTMRAFRMPLGEGWGHTRAEREQRWRTSKHIISRDCRLLLMQDRGRLDDIMLSVDGILVVGPLLALLIALLAVPLIVRRGLRPLGRLGDRMGDIGPHEPGRRLAPTGMYELDPLVARFNEVLARMDDGLARERQFASGLAHETRTRLAELRVMCEVETRYPSGRPLPDLLTELGTIGTELENTVNALLLLTRLQSGLEQAHFKAQDPTAQIERLLQRHESVARERDITLRLERITKVTAAWQIDPALLEVVLGNLLGNACHYASAGDTVVVRIDETSITVDNAAPNLDESDLVHFGQRFWRKQPTHSGHAGLGLALARAAAQAMQLQLEYQLSEGRLQSILRRVRHMDGDY from the coding sequence ATGAAGTGGCGATCGCTGTCCTGGCGGATCACGCTGCTACTGCTGGCGACCAGCCTGCTGGTGTTTGCCGGTGGCTCGCTGGTGATGGACCACCTGGTGGACCACCAGCTGAAGCTGCGCTTCTATCAGGGGCTGGAGCTGCAATCGCAGGCGTTGGCCGCCTCGATGGAACTCGAGCCCTGGCACGTCGAGCCCGACAATGCCGCCTGGCTGTCCGCCGGACTGCTGGGCGACGCGGCCATCCATTACGACATCCGTTGCGGCGGCCGCGAACTCGACCAGAGCCGCAACCCGCCCCCCGGCTATCCGCCCGGCTGGCCGGCCGCCGCCGGCATGCAGCCGCAGATCGGCGAACTGCTACTGGCCGACGGCCGGCACATGGGCTGGACCATGCGTGCCTTCCGCATGCCACTGGGCGAAGGCTGGGGGCATACCCGCGCGGAGCGCGAGCAGCGCTGGCGCACCAGCAAGCACATCATCTCGCGCGACTGCCGCCTGCTGCTGATGCAGGACCGCGGTCGGCTCGACGACATCATGCTGAGCGTCGACGGGATTCTCGTCGTCGGCCCGCTGCTGGCTCTGCTGATCGCCTTGCTCGCGGTCCCGCTCATCGTGCGGCGCGGACTCCGCCCGCTCGGCCGTCTCGGCGACCGCATGGGCGACATCGGCCCGCACGAACCGGGGCGACGACTGGCTCCCACCGGCATGTACGAGCTGGATCCGCTGGTCGCCCGCTTCAACGAGGTGCTGGCACGCATGGACGACGGCCTCGCACGCGAGCGCCAGTTCGCCAGCGGACTGGCGCACGAAACGCGCACCCGGCTGGCCGAACTGCGCGTGATGTGCGAGGTGGAAACACGCTACCCCAGCGGCCGCCCCCTACCCGACCTGCTGACCGAACTGGGCACCATCGGTACCGAACTGGAGAACACGGTCAATGCGCTGCTGCTGCTGACCCGTCTGCAGTCCGGACTGGAACAGGCGCACTTCAAGGCGCAGGACCCGACCGCCCAGATCGAACGCCTGCTGCAGCGCCACGAAAGCGTCGCGCGCGAACGCGACATCACCCTGCGTCTGGAACGCATCACGAAGGTCACCGCGGCATGGCAGATCGACCCGGCCCTGCTCGAGGTCGTGCTCGGCAACCTGCTCGGCAACGCCTGCCATTACGCCAGCGCCGGCGACACCGTGGTCGTGCGTATCGACGAAACCTCCATCACGGTCGACAACGCCGCCCCCAATCTGGACGAAAGCGACCTCGTCCATTTCGGCCAGCGCTTCTGGCGCAAGCAACCCACGCACTCGGGGCATGCCGGCCTCGGCCTCGCGCTGGCCCGTGCCGCCGCGCAGGCCATGCAGCTGCAACTGGAGTACCAATTGTCCGAGGGGCGCCTGCAGTCGATCCTGCGCCGCGTGCGCCATATGGACGGCGACTACTGA
- a CDS encoding response regulator transcription factor: MKLLLVEDSKRLRDTLQHGLRGAGFTVDACADGIEARGLLQTYAYDLVVLDLMLPRLDGIGVLRSLPAHGPRPRVLVLSARDQVSDRIEALNTGADDYLVKPFSFDELVARLQALARRPPETQPDIIEAGALSLNQSAHEATAHGQPIPLTPREFALLTLLLRHRGHVFSRVAILERLAGSDSEASDRSVEVLVHGLRRKLDAVDMDGLIETRRGAGYLIP, translated from the coding sequence ATGAAATTGCTGCTGGTCGAGGACTCGAAACGCCTGCGTGACACGCTGCAGCACGGTCTGCGTGGCGCCGGTTTCACGGTGGATGCCTGCGCCGACGGCATCGAGGCCCGTGGCCTGCTGCAAACCTATGCGTACGACTTGGTCGTGCTCGACCTGATGCTGCCGCGACTGGACGGTATCGGCGTGCTGCGCAGCCTGCCCGCGCATGGCCCGCGCCCCCGTGTGCTGGTGCTGTCGGCCCGCGACCAGGTCAGCGACCGCATCGAGGCCCTGAATACCGGCGCCGACGACTATCTGGTCAAGCCATTCTCGTTCGACGAACTGGTAGCCCGGCTGCAGGCCCTGGCGCGCCGGCCACCGGAAACCCAGCCCGACATCATCGAAGCCGGAGCGCTCAGCCTGAACCAGAGCGCACACGAAGCCACCGCCCATGGCCAGCCGATCCCGCTGACGCCGCGCGAATTCGCCCTGCTGACGCTGCTGCTACGCCACCGGGGCCACGTATTCAGCCGGGTCGCCATCCTGGAACGCCTGGCCGGCAGCGACAGCGAGGCCTCCGACCGCAGCGTGGAAGTGCTGGTACATGGCCTGCGTCGCAAACTCGATGCCGTCGACATGGACGGACTCATCGAGACGCGCCGCGGCGCCGGCTACCTGATTCCATGA